From a region of the Toxotes jaculatrix isolate fToxJac2 chromosome 7, fToxJac2.pri, whole genome shotgun sequence genome:
- the sprb gene encoding sepiapterin reductase b, with the protein MSHIYATNPRTLGRGICIITGASKGFGRALAHEVSHLLEPGSVLLLVARSGTLLQELKKELQSFTDEHRLMVHCIAADLNTREGVNETVRITRQEAVKDIDHVLLIHNVGSLGDITGFENFTNLEMVNSYLSLNVSSALTLTAGILQVFPCRPGLRWSVVNISSVFALQALPSWVLYCTAKAARKMMFSVLAEEEPNVKVLSYSPGPLDTEMQEEIQRVTGISHRLFPCHESAAKLMKLLLENNFLSGTHIDFFEV; encoded by the exons ATGTCTCATATCTATGCTACAAACCCAAGGACTCTTGGCCGGGGCATATGTATCATCACCGGAGCTTCTAAAGGGTTTGGACGGGCGCTGGCACATGAA GTGTCCCACTTACTGGAACCTGGTTCTGTCCTCCTACTGGTGGCTCGCTCTGGGACTCTGCTGCAGGAGCTaaagaaagagctgcagagcttcaCTGATGAACATCGTCTGATGGTTCACTGCATTGCAGCCGATCTGAACACAAGAGAAGGGGTGAATGAAACAGTGAGGATTACAAGGCAGGAGGCTGTGAAAGACATTGATCATGTGCTCCTTATTCACAATGTTG GCTCTTTAGGTGACATTACCGGGTTTGAGAATTTCACTAACCTTGAAATGGTGAATTCTTATCTCTCCTTGAATGTGAGTTCAGCTCTGACACTGACTGCAGGAATCCTGCAGGTATTTCCATGCAGACCAGGCCTGCGATGGAGTGTGGTGAACATCTCCTCAGTGTTTGCACTGCAGGCCTTACCATCCTGGGTGCTCTACTGCACTGCCAAAGCTGCCAGGAAGATGATGTTCAGTGTGCTGGCTGAGGAGGAACCAAATGTCAAAGTCCTCAGTTATTCTCCAG GTCCCCTGGACACAGAGATGCAGGAGGAGATTCAGAGAGTAACGGGTATCAGTCATCGTCTGTTTCCCTGCCACGAGTCTGCAGCCAAACTGATGAAGTTGCTTCTGGAAAACAATTTCCTCTCAGGGACACACATTGACTTCTTTGAAGTTTGA